The following are from one region of the Neurospora crassa OR74A linkage group III, whole genome shotgun sequence genome:
- the stk-13 gene encoding serine/threonine-protein kinase, which yields MAGQPMESRFGRMSIHDENNDPSDGARLQQKARELKSKAGPSQVQHTSAPGRPNLFKVALQSQSGNTVRTVPVATKSSTIVSSAAHKSTTYAGIRRVDDDDHDELSQPMASASVSSTGTSTSESSSSAGYEQSISPKQFHLGMFEIGRPLGKGKFGRVYLARERSSGFICALKVLYKSELQHGTGVEKQVRREIEIQSNLRHPNILKLYGHFHDSKRIFLILEYAGKGELYKHLRKENRFPEWKAAQYVAQMASALKYLHRKHVIHRDIKPENILVGIHGEIKISDFGWSVHAPNNRRQTLCGTLDYLPPEMIRSGSKDNWYNEKVDLWSLGVLTYEFLVGEAPFEDTPIMTQKRIARADMTIPEWVSKEAKDLIKKLLVLDPEKRLPLEEVENHPWILKHCVKGERAANREKMASKMGN from the exons ATGGCGGGCCAACCAATGGAGTCACGCTTCGGGCGCATGTCGATACATGACGAAAACAACGATCCAAGCGATGGCGCTCGACTTCAGCAAAAGGCGAGAGAGCTCAAGTCAAAG GCAGGTCCCAGTCAAGTCCAACACACGAGCGCCCCCGGCAGGCCGAATCTCTTCAAAGTAGCCCTTCAATCGCAAAGCGGCAATACCGTA AGAACCGTTCCCGTTGCCACGAAATCTTCGACCATTGTTTCATCCGCCGCTCACAAGTCCACAACATACGCCGGCATTCGTAGagtcgacgacgatgatcaCGACGAACTCTCGCAGCCAATGGCCTCCGCTAGCGTGTCTTCGACAGGTACATCTACATCCGAGTCATCCTCTAGCGCCGGCTACGAACAGTCGATATCCCCTAAACAATTCCACCTTGGCATGTTTGAAATCGGTCGGCCGCTTGGCAAAGGCAAATTCGGCCGCGTATACCTCGCGCGGGAGCGCAGCTCTGGTTTCATCTGTGCCCTCAAGGTGCTCTACAAGTCGGAATTGCAACACGGCACTGGAGTCGAGAAGCAAGTGCGTCGCGAGATCGAAATTCAATCCAACCTACGACACCCCAATATCTTGAAGTTGTACGGACACTTCCATGACAGCAAGCGCATCTTTTTGATTCTCGAGTACGCCGGCAAGGGCGAGCTGTACAAGCACCTGCGCAAGGAAAACCGTTTCCCCGAATGGAAAGCAGCGCAGTATGTTGCGCAAATGGCATCCGCCCTCAAATACTTGCACCGCAAGCACGTCATCCACCGCGACATCAAACCGGAGAACATTCTAGTGGGCATTCACGGGGAAATCAAGATATCGGATTTCGGCTGGAGCGTGCACGCGCCCAACAACCGGAGGCAGACGCTCTGCGGAACCCTGGATTACCTGCCGCCAGAGATGATCCGGAGCGGATCCAAGGATAACTGGTACAATGAGAAAGTGGACTTGTGGAGCTTGGGCGTGTTGACGTATGAGTTTTTGGTCGGCGAGGCGCCGTTTGAGGATACGCCGATCATGACACAGAAGAGGATTGCGAGGGCGGATATGACCATTCCCGAGTGGGTCAGCAAGGAGGCAAAGGATCTGATCAAGAAG TTGCTGGTACTCGACCCTGAGAAGCGTCTTCctttggaggaggtggagaacCACCCTTGGATCTTGAAGCACTGCGTCAAGGGAGAAAGAGCTGCGAACCGGGAGAAAATGGCAA
- a CDS encoding TipA protein, variant gives MTSVKINHISSLNEPYPSPSALEAATTMHVQGAFVVATRKLPILKSGPIDAMSERLGIPIPEMIFGDNLVSITHRPTGWSIEFNAEDALERVDKTGEKMLQVAYAGEWSSSREKTSAGISEVVKPFDWSYTTDYCGTERPGSTGGAEGKETKLHGDENTPDIPIELLKRRDPILFADEVVLYESELDDNGCSIVSVKLRVMEHRMLLLCRMFMRLDNVLVRVRDTRVYVDFDKEEVIREYTEREDKFENVKTKLFMQGLKLDQVTIALRDANQVAPLLPLIKQGVESVILGPGVATKTTTTTRFPGQTQSTPQTQFVRPPPR, from the exons ATGACGTCCGTCAAAATCAACCACATATCATCGCTCAATGAGCCGTACCCCTCCCCTTCGGCCCTCGAAGCCGCCACCACAATGCACGTTCAAGGCGCCTTCGTTGTTGCTACGCGTAAGCTGCCCATCCTCAAATCAGGTCCCATCGACGCCATGTCGGAGCGGCTAGGAATTCCAATTCCCGAGATGATCTTCGGTGATAACCTGGTCTCGATCACGCACCGGCCAACGGGCTGGTCGATCGAGTTCAATGCCGAGGACGCGCTCGAGCGCGTGGACAAAACGGGCGAAAAGATGCTGCAGGTGGCGTACGCGGGCGAGTGGAGCTCGAGCCGCGAGAAGACGAGCGCGGGCATCAGCGAGGTGGTCAAGCCGTTTGATTGGAGTTATACAACGGACTATTGTGGGACGGAGAGGCCCGGCTCAACCGGAGGGGCTgaagggaaagaaacaaAGTTGCATGGGGACGAGAACACACCGGATATACCTATTGAGCTCCTGAAACGGCGAGACCCGATCCTCTTCGCGGACGAGGTGGTCCTTTACGAAAGCGAGCTAGATGACAACGGGTGCAGTATCGTCAGCGTGAAGCTGCGGGTAATGGAGCACCgcatgttgctgctgtgccGGATGTTTATGCGGTTGGATAACGTGCTGGTGCGGGTGCGGGATACGAGGGTGTATGTGGATTTtgacaaggaggaggtaattaGAGAGTATACGGAAAGGGAGGATAAGTTTGAGAATGTGAAGACG AAACTCTTCATGCAAGGCCTCAAACTGGATCAGGTCACCATCGCACTTCGTGATGCCAACCAGGTAGCGCCTCTGCTGCCGCTTATCAAGCAGGGAGTTGAGAGCGTTATCCTAGGTCCGGGTGTGGctacgaagacgacgacaacaacacggTTCCCAGGGCAAACGCAATCGACACCACAGACTCAGTTTGTCCGTCCGCCGCCGAGATAG